A window of the Cystobacter fuscus genome harbors these coding sequences:
- a CDS encoding efflux RND transporter periplasmic adaptor subunit has product MHSDRNRTPFFSALALMSVLGAGACKSSEAPPPAAPPAVEVGAITVRPSTIPVLDELPGRIAPTRVAEVRPRVSGIIVERVFRQGGSVKAGDVLFKIDSSLFEVERASARAVLVKAEATAAEARQQGERGEKLMASGVITQEQHEALRAALQRAEADVAVARAAVRRAEINLDYTTIRAPISGRIGRALVTEGALVSQGDPTALAVIQQLDPIYADFTQPAMELHRLRQAFKDGRIQGVTSDQANVRLVLDDGSFYAKPGKLLFSDVTVDPGSGQLTLRGEFPNPDAELLPGMYVRGQVEQGSLSEALAVPQQAIQRDNAGKSQVFVVAPNGTAEVRPVRTSRVYQNQAVIQEGLKAGDQVIVEGFQKIAAGAPVKPVAWTAPGTDVTPSQPR; this is encoded by the coding sequence ATGCACTCCGATCGAAACCGGACTCCCTTCTTCTCCGCCCTTGCTCTCATGTCCGTCCTGGGAGCCGGGGCCTGCAAGTCCTCTGAAGCGCCCCCTCCGGCCGCTCCCCCGGCCGTGGAGGTGGGCGCGATCACGGTGCGGCCCTCGACCATTCCGGTGCTCGATGAACTGCCGGGGCGCATCGCTCCGACACGGGTCGCCGAGGTGCGTCCGCGCGTCTCCGGCATCATCGTCGAGCGCGTCTTCCGGCAGGGTGGCAGCGTGAAGGCGGGGGACGTGCTCTTCAAGATCGACTCCTCGCTGTTCGAGGTCGAACGCGCGAGCGCCAGGGCCGTGCTGGTCAAGGCCGAGGCCACGGCCGCGGAGGCGCGCCAGCAGGGGGAGCGGGGCGAGAAGCTCATGGCCAGCGGTGTCATCACCCAGGAGCAGCACGAGGCGCTCCGGGCGGCGCTCCAGCGGGCCGAGGCCGATGTCGCCGTGGCCCGGGCGGCGGTGCGCCGCGCGGAAATCAATCTGGACTACACGACGATCCGCGCGCCCATCAGCGGGAGGATCGGCCGGGCCCTGGTGACGGAAGGTGCCCTGGTGAGCCAGGGAGATCCCACGGCGCTCGCGGTCATCCAGCAGCTCGATCCCATCTACGCGGACTTCACCCAGCCCGCGATGGAGCTCCACCGTCTGCGCCAGGCGTTCAAGGACGGGCGCATCCAGGGCGTCACCTCCGATCAGGCCAACGTCCGGCTGGTGCTCGACGATGGCTCCTTCTACGCGAAGCCGGGCAAGCTGCTCTTCTCGGACGTGACGGTGGATCCCGGCAGCGGCCAGTTGACGCTGCGGGGCGAGTTCCCCAATCCGGACGCCGAGCTTCTTCCGGGCATGTACGTGCGGGGACAGGTCGAGCAGGGCTCGCTGAGCGAGGCGCTCGCCGTGCCCCAGCAGGCCATCCAGCGGGACAACGCGGGCAAGTCCCAGGTCTTCGTGGTCGCGCCCAATGGCACCGCCGAGGTGCGCCCGGTGCGCACCTCCCGCGTCTACCAGAACCAGGCGGTGATCCAGGAGGGCCTCAAGGCGGGCGATCAGGTCATCGTCGAGGGCTTCCAGAAGATCGCCGCGGGCGCACCGGTCAAGCCGGTGGCGTGGACCGCGCCTGGAACCGACGTCACTCCCTCCCAGCCTCGATAG
- a CDS encoding DUF2380 domain-containing protein, translating into MQLALLRLAGPRLEATMMGAFLLAVWFDFLNLADVVLEQYPSYNVESLFANMDRAQKMLEPAMQALSSLEPEPLEAAATDLPALVGHLTNEFVATRESVRMTAENIEKLRVLKESIEALTLLSAIRFSLPSLPRAAPATLGMGLVVGSNGVMLGTRVVVSAEWVEMMHRLVQAGVLSLPVVSAAVRIQAGQVMMAKAHDKLPPGVREALGDGPEVRGMHVTGRTGAGMAEPPEHHVLPREFREWFEKRGFTGEMSIDRFCVNLERAKHEAIHGGGNWRLGRTWPNEWNRMIMDVLSKAETEAGRMLTPNEILRLVAKAMKRYNLPMNFIPRRGR; encoded by the coding sequence ATGCAGCTCGCCCTCCTGCGTCTCGCCGGCCCACGGCTCGAGGCAACCATGATGGGCGCCTTCCTACTCGCCGTCTGGTTCGACTTCCTCAACCTCGCCGACGTCGTGCTCGAACAGTACCCCTCCTACAACGTGGAGAGTCTGTTCGCGAACATGGACCGCGCTCAGAAGATGCTCGAGCCCGCGATGCAAGCACTTTCCTCTCTGGAGCCGGAACCTTTGGAGGCAGCGGCAACCGACTTGCCCGCGTTGGTAGGCCACCTCACCAACGAATTCGTTGCGACCCGCGAGTCCGTGCGTATGACCGCGGAGAACATCGAGAAGCTGCGGGTGCTGAAGGAGTCCATTGAGGCGCTCACGCTGCTATCGGCCATACGGTTCTCGCTGCCATCTCTGCCACGGGCCGCACCCGCGACGCTCGGCATGGGCCTCGTGGTGGGCTCCAACGGAGTGATGCTGGGCACACGGGTGGTCGTCTCCGCCGAGTGGGTGGAGATGATGCACCGACTGGTGCAAGCGGGGGTGCTCTCCCTCCCTGTCGTCAGCGCCGCCGTCCGGATTCAGGCTGGCCAGGTGATGATGGCGAAGGCGCACGACAAGTTGCCGCCGGGCGTTCGCGAAGCGCTGGGCGATGGGCCCGAGGTGCGTGGCATGCACGTGACGGGCAGAACGGGAGCCGGCATGGCCGAACCACCAGAACACCACGTCCTACCGCGAGAGTTTCGCGAGTGGTTCGAGAAGCGCGGATTCACCGGCGAGATGAGCATCGACCGGTTCTGCGTCAATCTGGAGCGGGCAAAACATGAGGCGATCCATGGGGGTGGCAACTGGCGTCTGGGCCGCACATGGCCCAACGAATGGAACCGGATGATCATGGACGTACTGAGCAAAGCAGAAACCGAAGCAGGCCGGATGTTGACGCCGAACGAAATCCTGAGACTCGTCGCCAAAGCCATGAAGCGCTATAACCTTCCGATGAACTTCATCCCCAGGAGAGGGCGATGA
- a CDS encoding CotH kinase family protein, with amino-acid sequence MHRSPRLGAFATVVFTFTSACGGTEPIEGWSEESHGKNAAPAYAVVFPQEQVKRFDLIIAPADWQKMQDDMTAMAGEFGAGGGMGPGGGGGGPGGGGGGPGGGQIPVELTEPCVDKAAGDACTATFQGNTFTSTCEQGPGGAQLICRPQFGGGGGGAPGGGGGGDIIPNTPVYVPATFKFEGKTWPYIGVRMKGNSSLAQTWRSGVSKLPLRLNFDKFEDEHPETQDQRFYGFKTLSLGNGAADASLMRDKIASDIFRESGVPAPRTAFVALYVDHGEGTQYWGLYTLDEDIDNNSLLDGYFGEHKGALYEADGTGARWGTFDEASFDIQANEEIGWTPVQEAINALHSDRSDAAAWRARLEQKLNVQGFLKWLAVNTVVQNWDAYGAMSHNYYLYAHSQENGRLHWITWDHDRSMGEGMGRSTSLTYDTTDATWPLIRYLLDDPTYKADYTRYALEAANGVMAPEPFQARLRAAHELITPWVVGENAEQPGYTFLSSPQAFIDAFSGTNGLLGFAARRQGEVKAALGATP; translated from the coding sequence ATGCACCGAAGTCCGCGCCTTGGCGCATTCGCCACCGTCGTCTTCACCTTCACCTCCGCGTGTGGAGGCACCGAGCCCATCGAGGGATGGAGCGAGGAGTCCCACGGCAAGAACGCCGCTCCCGCCTATGCCGTCGTCTTTCCCCAGGAGCAGGTGAAGAGGTTCGACCTCATCATCGCCCCCGCGGACTGGCAGAAGATGCAGGACGACATGACCGCCATGGCGGGCGAGTTCGGCGCGGGCGGTGGCATGGGCCCGGGAGGCGGTGGAGGCGGCCCCGGTGGAGGCGGTGGAGGCCCGGGAGGCGGGCAGATTCCCGTGGAGCTCACCGAGCCGTGCGTGGACAAGGCCGCGGGAGACGCCTGCACCGCCACCTTCCAGGGAAACACCTTCACCAGTACCTGTGAGCAGGGTCCGGGCGGCGCGCAACTCATCTGCAGGCCACAGTTCGGTGGCGGTGGCGGTGGCGCTCCGGGTGGGGGCGGCGGCGGGGACATCATCCCCAACACGCCCGTCTACGTGCCCGCGACCTTCAAGTTCGAGGGCAAGACCTGGCCCTACATCGGCGTGCGCATGAAGGGCAATTCCTCGCTGGCGCAGACCTGGCGCAGCGGTGTGTCCAAGCTGCCGCTGCGTCTGAACTTCGACAAGTTCGAGGATGAGCATCCCGAGACGCAGGATCAGCGCTTCTACGGCTTCAAGACGCTGTCGCTGGGCAATGGCGCGGCCGACGCGTCGCTCATGCGCGACAAGATCGCCTCGGACATCTTCCGCGAGTCCGGTGTGCCCGCGCCCCGCACCGCCTTCGTCGCCCTGTACGTGGACCATGGCGAGGGCACCCAGTACTGGGGCCTCTATACGCTCGACGAGGACATCGACAACAACTCGCTGCTCGACGGCTACTTCGGGGAACACAAGGGCGCGCTCTACGAGGCCGATGGCACCGGCGCCCGCTGGGGCACCTTCGACGAGGCGTCCTTCGACATCCAGGCCAACGAGGAGATTGGCTGGACTCCCGTGCAGGAAGCCATCAACGCCCTCCACTCCGACCGGAGCGACGCGGCTGCCTGGCGCGCGCGCCTCGAGCAGAAGCTGAACGTGCAGGGCTTCCTCAAGTGGCTCGCGGTCAACACCGTGGTCCAGAACTGGGACGCCTACGGCGCCATGTCCCACAACTACTATCTCTACGCCCACTCCCAGGAGAACGGCCGGCTGCATTGGATTACCTGGGACCATGATCGCTCCATGGGCGAGGGCATGGGCCGGTCCACGTCCCTGACGTACGACACCACCGACGCCACCTGGCCACTCATCCGCTACCTGCTCGACGACCCCACCTACAAGGCCGACTACACGAGGTACGCGCTGGAGGCCGCGAACGGGGTGATGGCACCGGAGCCGTTCCAGGCCCGCCTGCGCGCGGCGCATGAGCTCATCACTCCCTGGGTGGTGGGCGAGAACGCCGAGCAGCCGGGCTACACCTTCCTGAGCTCGCCCCAGGCGTTCATCGACGCGTTCAGCGGCACCAACGGGCTGCTGGGCTTCGCCGCCCGGCGTCAGGGTGAGGTCAAGGCAGCCCTGGGAGCCACTCCATGA
- a CDS encoding RCC1 repeat-containing protein, whose amino-acid sequence MRISAPWWMSRLLAVWLGVLLGVGCGQPGGASEEPEVLDSSLLGPWARARVAAGMDHSLVVRLDGSVWAAGDNSDGQLGDGTTVSRHVPVRVRGLRGVVAVAAGTGHSLALRHDGSVWAWGNNAFGQLGDGTSDSHSEPVRVRGLSGVTAVSAGEGHSLALRHDGSVWAWGDNAFGQLGDGTSDSHSEPVRVRGLSGVVAVSAGDNHSLVLRSDGSVWAWGDNSSDQLGGAPGDQSYSVPWRLEDLSGVVAVVAGGNHSLAVRSDGSVWAWGDNFAGQLGDGNILTTRWLPRQVQGLSGVVAVSAGWAHSMVVLSDGTVWTWGNNTSGQLGNGISVAYGALPEQVQGLRGVMAVAAGGLYSLALRYDGTLWAWGSNDHGQRGDGSTVYLSSSVRVRGLSGVVAMAAGSAHSLAVRSDGTLWAWGANYYGQLGDGTREDHITPKRVQGLSGVVAVAAGDGHSLALLADGTVWTWGYNQEGQLGHGSTNASPVPLHVRELSGVVAVAAGALHSLAVLSDGSVWTWGYNRQGQLGDGSLISSAEPVRVQGLSGVAAVSAGLNHSLARGTDGSVWAWGGNSFGQLGEGTTSNALVPVRVRGLSGVETISAGFNHSLARGADGGVWAWGGNYTGQLGDGTTSNSSVPVRVQGLSGVTTLFAGLNHSLAVRTDGSVWAWGINSFGQLGDGTTNTSFVPVQVRGLSGVKTVAAGSLHSLSVGSDGSMWSWGNNHYGQLGHGLPGRSPTPVRSLLY is encoded by the coding sequence ATGCGAATCAGCGCGCCGTGGTGGATGAGCAGGTTGTTGGCGGTCTGGCTCGGAGTCTTGTTGGGAGTTGGCTGTGGGCAGCCGGGTGGTGCTTCCGAAGAGCCGGAGGTGCTGGACTCTTCCCTGCTGGGTCCGTGGGCTCGAGCCCGTGTCGCCGCGGGAATGGATCATTCCCTGGTCGTGCGTCTGGATGGATCGGTCTGGGCGGCGGGTGACAATTCGGACGGCCAATTGGGGGATGGGACCACGGTCTCTCGCCACGTGCCGGTGCGAGTACGCGGGTTGCGAGGAGTGGTGGCCGTGGCCGCCGGCACCGGCCATTCACTGGCACTGCGCCATGACGGCAGCGTGTGGGCCTGGGGCAACAATGCCTTTGGCCAGTTGGGGGACGGAACCTCGGACAGCCACTCCGAGCCGGTGCGGGTGCGAGGGTTGAGCGGAGTGACGGCCGTATCCGCGGGCGAGGGCCATTCACTGGCACTGCGCCATGACGGCAGCGTGTGGGCCTGGGGCGACAATGCCTTTGGCCAGTTGGGAGACGGAACCTCGGACAGTCACTCCGAGCCGGTGCGGGTGCGAGGGTTGAGTGGAGTGGTGGCCGTGTCCGCGGGCGACAATCACTCGCTGGTGCTGCGCTCGGATGGCTCCGTCTGGGCGTGGGGCGACAACAGCTCCGACCAACTGGGGGGAGCTCCTGGAGATCAAAGCTATTCCGTGCCATGGCGGTTGGAAGACCTGAGTGGGGTGGTGGCCGTGGTCGCGGGTGGTAATCACTCCCTGGCGGTGCGTTCCGACGGCAGCGTGTGGGCCTGGGGCGACAACTTCGCCGGCCAGTTGGGAGACGGAAACATCCTGACCACCCGCTGGCTGCCGCGGCAGGTCCAGGGGTTGAGCGGGGTGGTGGCCGTGTCCGCGGGCTGGGCCCACTCGATGGTGGTGCTCTCCGACGGGACCGTGTGGACCTGGGGCAACAACACCTCTGGCCAGTTGGGCAACGGCATCTCGGTGGCGTACGGCGCCCTGCCGGAGCAGGTGCAAGGATTGCGCGGGGTGATGGCCGTGGCGGCTGGCGGTCTCTACTCGCTGGCGCTGCGCTACGACGGCACCCTGTGGGCCTGGGGCTCCAACGACCATGGCCAGCGCGGAGATGGTTCCACGGTCTATCTCTCCTCGTCGGTGCGGGTGCGAGGGCTGAGCGGGGTGGTGGCCATGGCCGCGGGCTCCGCCCACTCCCTGGCGGTGCGTTCCGACGGCACCCTGTGGGCCTGGGGGGCCAACTACTACGGCCAACTGGGGGATGGGACCCGGGAGGATCACATCACCCCGAAGCGGGTGCAGGGGCTGAGCGGAGTGGTGGCCGTGGCCGCGGGGGACGGTCACTCGCTCGCGCTGCTCGCCGACGGCACCGTGTGGACCTGGGGCTACAACCAAGAGGGTCAGCTGGGGCATGGCTCCACGAACGCCAGCCCCGTGCCGCTGCATGTGCGAGAGCTGAGCGGGGTGGTGGCCGTGGCCGCGGGGGCACTGCACTCGCTGGCGGTGCTCTCCGATGGCTCCGTGTGGACCTGGGGCTACAACAGACAGGGCCAGCTGGGAGATGGCAGCCTGATCAGCAGCGCCGAGCCGGTGCGGGTACAGGGGCTGAGCGGGGTGGCCGCCGTGTCCGCTGGCCTCAACCACTCGCTGGCGAGGGGCACCGATGGCAGCGTGTGGGCCTGGGGCGGCAACTCCTTCGGCCAACTGGGAGAGGGCACCACGAGCAACGCCCTGGTGCCGGTGCGGGTGCGGGGGTTGAGCGGGGTGGAGACAATCTCCGCTGGCTTCAACCACTCGCTGGCGAGGGGGGCCGATGGCGGCGTGTGGGCCTGGGGCGGCAACTACACCGGTCAACTGGGAGATGGGACCACGAGCAACAGTTCCGTGCCGGTACGGGTGCAGGGGCTGAGCGGAGTGACGACCCTGTTCGCTGGCCTCAACCACTCGCTGGCGGTGCGCACCGACGGTTCCGTGTGGGCCTGGGGCATCAACTCCTTTGGCCAGTTGGGAGATGGGACCACGAACACCAGTTTCGTGCCGGTACAGGTGCGGGGGCTGAGCGGGGTGAAGACGGTAGCCGCTGGTTCTCTTCACTCGCTGTCCGTGGGCTCCGACGGCTCCATGTGGTCCTGGGGGAACAACCACTACGGCCAGTTGGGCCATGGGCTTCCCGGAAGATCTCCCACCCCCGTTCGCTCCCTGCTGTATTGA
- a CDS encoding NUDIX hydrolase — MNRGSSWEDNWKVRLYERVRERGFDSLTAFAEARPTISLVALAEELGEADISAVQIFSGLVAEAEQSHQVTRLVRSQFVRELSESLPGGWPTVMDEANRFEVAQALAFWFGFTPETHRKRAERVMTALRTTPPPPGWRPLGPDDELLRTLMPDEEV, encoded by the coding sequence ATGAACAGGGGCTCTTCCTGGGAAGACAACTGGAAGGTGCGCTTGTACGAGCGAGTCCGCGAGCGTGGGTTTGATTCGCTCACCGCCTTCGCCGAAGCGCGCCCTACCATCTCGCTGGTTGCGCTTGCCGAGGAACTGGGCGAGGCCGACATCAGCGCAGTGCAGATTTTCAGCGGTCTGGTGGCCGAGGCGGAGCAAAGTCACCAGGTCACACGCCTGGTGCGTAGCCAATTCGTGCGCGAGCTTTCCGAAAGCCTCCCCGGTGGTTGGCCAACCGTGATGGACGAGGCAAACCGCTTCGAAGTCGCCCAGGCACTCGCCTTCTGGTTCGGCTTCACCCCAGAGACGCATAGGAAACGAGCCGAGCGGGTCATGACAGCGCTCCGCACCACCCCGCCGCCGCCCGGCTGGCGGCCGCTGGGTCCCGACGACGAGTTGCTGCGTACGCTCATGCCGGACGAGGAAGTCTGA
- a CDS encoding SGNH/GDSL hydrolase family protein: MSKNHFPSWFRQFAKTTLLMACAVHSGQAVGHGKAAVIDGWVGTWAVSPQASGDTFNAQTLRQIVRTSIGGSVVRVEVSNQFGSQPLRISNVRIALRGNGSSIVSGTDRAITFGGSTQITIPVGARLTSDPIQFQVPAFGDVAISMYLPAATGPATTHQTGQQTNYIAPGDVGSSVNLSNVSTTGSYYLLTNLDVQNPQALGSVVTLGASITDGVGSNFNGNDRWPNVLAKRLLQQGIQVGVLNQGISGNRSLADGAGLSAEHRFDTDVLDQPGVRWVIYSDDPINDLMASPQPTATQLIDVLKRLIAKAHQNQIEFFCSTLTPYEGTTGWTSSQEQVRQQFNSFVRSAASGCDAVIDQDTATHDPAKPTWFLPAFDTGDHLHPNVAGLAAIANAVDLGLFTAPPSTPLPPVQPPTECGALSPGQGLSRGQSLVSCDGRFSLTLQNDGNLVLYHGSTPLFSTGTVGSTAAEVLFQQDGNLVEYDSAGQILWQTRTAGQGGAMFYVQNDGNLVIYDSAGGPLWASNTVTPMAP, translated from the coding sequence ATGAGCAAGAATCATTTTCCATCTTGGTTCCGCCAATTCGCCAAGACCACGCTATTGATGGCCTGTGCCGTACACAGCGGCCAGGCCGTTGGACACGGAAAAGCGGCGGTGATCGACGGGTGGGTGGGAACCTGGGCCGTGTCTCCACAGGCAAGCGGTGACACCTTCAATGCGCAGACACTGCGCCAGATCGTGCGCACCAGCATTGGCGGGTCGGTCGTGCGCGTGGAAGTGTCCAACCAGTTCGGCTCGCAGCCGTTGCGGATCTCCAACGTGCGCATCGCGCTACGAGGCAATGGTTCGTCGATCGTGTCCGGGACCGATCGCGCCATCACCTTCGGTGGGAGCACGCAAATCACGATCCCGGTCGGGGCCAGGCTGACCAGCGATCCGATCCAGTTCCAGGTGCCAGCGTTTGGAGATGTGGCCATCAGCATGTACCTGCCCGCTGCGACGGGCCCGGCCACGACGCACCAGACGGGCCAGCAGACCAACTACATCGCCCCTGGCGATGTGGGAAGCAGCGTGAACCTGAGCAACGTGAGTACCACCGGCAGCTACTACCTCCTCACCAACCTGGACGTGCAGAACCCCCAGGCGTTGGGCAGCGTGGTCACCCTGGGCGCGTCGATCACCGATGGCGTGGGCAGCAATTTCAATGGCAATGACCGCTGGCCCAACGTCCTGGCGAAACGCCTGCTGCAACAAGGCATTCAAGTCGGCGTTCTCAATCAAGGCATCAGCGGCAACCGCAGTCTGGCCGATGGCGCCGGGTTGAGCGCCGAGCACCGGTTCGACACCGACGTGCTGGATCAACCGGGCGTCCGTTGGGTCATCTATTCCGACGATCCCATCAACGATCTGATGGCGTCGCCGCAGCCGACGGCCACGCAGCTCATCGACGTGCTCAAGCGCCTCATCGCCAAGGCCCATCAGAACCAGATCGAGTTCTTCTGCTCGACGCTGACGCCGTATGAAGGCACCACGGGATGGACGTCCAGCCAGGAGCAGGTCCGCCAGCAGTTCAACAGCTTCGTGCGCAGCGCGGCGAGCGGCTGTGACGCGGTGATCGACCAGGACACGGCCACGCATGACCCGGCGAAGCCCACCTGGTTCTTGCCGGCATTCGACACCGGAGACCACCTGCACCCGAACGTCGCTGGCCTGGCGGCCATCGCCAATGCAGTCGACCTCGGCCTCTTCACCGCGCCGCCCTCCACGCCTCTGCCCCCGGTGCAGCCGCCCACTGAATGCGGAGCCCTGTCTCCGGGCCAGGGCTTGTCGAGAGGACAGAGCCTGGTGTCTTGCGATGGCCGTTTCTCACTGACGTTGCAGAACGATGGCAATCTGGTTTTGTACCATGGCTCCACGCCCCTCTTCTCCACGGGCACGGTAGGAAGCACGGCGGCCGAAGTGTTGTTCCAACAGGATGGAAACCTCGTTGAATACGATTCAGCCGGGCAGATCCTGTGGCAAACCCGCACCGCTGGCCAGGGGGGCGCCATGTTCTATGTGCAGAACGATGGAAACCTCGTGATCTACGACTCGGCGGGCGGCCCGCTCTGGGCGTCCAACACCGTCACCCCCATGGCGCCATGA
- a CDS encoding VTC domain-containing protein has translation MSPSLPSPPLASQQDHERRFLPSRTALEDFMRATRPWTQPCVYDARLPFAFTRTTYFDTEDLRFLDSCRHGHTQRLRLREYAGSASLSEPPVLTGTRYLEMKTNTGQRRTKVRIPVSPGEAVALLAGGSLDEDSAAARLLRDSPHGPVRPWVTAWYRRGTHANADASVRFTVDEDLVFALPPRPTGPGAPAMPERLIRHAPAILLEVKWRANSPPWLRDCLRNLEVFETQDSKFEQGMRWRLDAEMDLP, from the coding sequence ATGAGTCCCTCCCTCCCCTCCCCCCCCCTCGCGTCGCAGCAGGACCATGAGCGGCGCTTCCTGCCCTCCCGCACGGCGCTGGAGGACTTCATGCGGGCCACCCGCCCCTGGACCCAACCCTGTGTGTACGACGCCCGCCTGCCATTCGCCTTCACGCGGACGACCTACTTCGACACCGAGGATCTGCGCTTCCTGGACTCGTGCCGCCATGGACATACGCAGCGGCTGCGGCTCCGGGAGTACGCGGGAAGTGCCTCCCTGTCCGAGCCCCCCGTGCTCACCGGCACGCGCTACCTGGAGATGAAGACCAACACGGGTCAGCGGCGCACCAAGGTCCGCATCCCCGTGTCCCCGGGCGAAGCGGTGGCCCTGTTGGCGGGTGGATCCCTCGACGAGGACAGCGCGGCGGCCCGGTTGCTGCGCGACAGTCCCCATGGCCCCGTCAGGCCCTGGGTGACGGCCTGGTACCGGCGCGGCACCCACGCGAACGCCGACGCCAGCGTGCGCTTCACCGTGGACGAGGATCTCGTGTTCGCCCTTCCGCCCCGGCCCACCGGACCGGGAGCGCCCGCCATGCCCGAGCGGCTCATCCGTCACGCCCCCGCCATCCTGCTCGAGGTGAAGTGGCGGGCGAACAGCCCCCCGTGGCTGCGCGACTGTCTGCGCAACCTGGAGGTTTTCGAGACCCAGGACTCGAAGTTCGAACAAGGCATGCGCTGGCGCCTGGACGCGGAGATGGACCTGCCATGA